The Spiroplasma citri genome has a segment encoding these proteins:
- a CDS encoding IS3 family transposase — MAKQWNKNEKLEILTFAELNGIRLTVQKYNIAKSTIHRWRVDAQNNFDNLEWGRGSQSKQKTKRRISISTIDSNDVKKMSRSELEDIAKLHFALKKYEAKTIKEKFFAVNKLSTDYSVDFLCRKLGITRQGYYLWIKQGKPMYKNYNFVLAEIILEIFNKFKGIYGYPMITILLEKYKNIKVNKWVVYRYMKILKIKSIRKKIKPNYFKSGPLRFPNILKRDFVTSEPNKKWVTDITYLPIKNGMVYLSIVRDLLNGEIIDWKLSNHADANLSFKNLVSAWNYAGRPKKLIIHSDQGYAYTSPQWKELCEKMGIIISMSRRGNSPDNGACETWFSLFKNECFFLYKRNSLNFSNIMNIVSNYVDFYNFVRPRVKQRKTLFEQRMEFQNKNVSFFCQF, encoded by the coding sequence ATGGCAAAACAATGAAACAAAAATGAAAAACTAGAAATTTTAACATTTGCTGAGTTAAATGGCATTAGACTAACAGTTCAAAAATATAACATAGCCAAATCTACTATCCATAGATGACGTGTAGACGCACAAAACAATTTTGATAACCTAGAATGAGGTCGTGGATCTCAAAGTAAACAAAAGACAAAAAGAAGAATTAGTATTTCAACAATTGACTCAAATGATGTCAAAAAAATGTCACGTTCTGAATTAGAAGATATTGCTAAATTACATTTTGCATTAAAAAAGTATGAGGCGAAGACTATTAAAGAAAAGTTCTTCGCCGTAAATAAATTATCAACAGACTATTCTGTTGATTTTTTATGTAGAAAATTAGGTATTACTAGACAAGGTTATTACTTATGGATTAAACAAGGAAAACCTATGTATAAAAACTATAATTTTGTTTTAGCAGAAATAATACTTGAAATATTTAATAAATTTAAAGGTATTTATGGGTACCCAATGATTACGATTTTGTTAGAAAAATATAAAAATATCAAAGTTAATAAATGAGTAGTCTATCGCTATATGAAAATATTAAAAATTAAGTCTATTCGGAAGAAAATAAAACCGAATTATTTTAAATCAGGTCCTCTAAGATTCCCAAATATCTTAAAACGAGATTTTGTTACATCTGAACCAAACAAAAAATGAGTGACAGATATTACATATTTACCTATTAAGAATGGAATGGTATATTTATCAATTGTTCGTGACTTACTCAATGGTGAAATAATAGATTGAAAATTATCAAATCATGCTGATGCTAATTTGAGTTTTAAGAATTTAGTATCAGCTTGAAATTATGCAGGACGTCCCAAAAAATTAATTATTCATTCAGATCAAGGCTATGCATATACATCCCCGCAATGAAAAGAATTGTGTGAAAAAATGGGAATTATTATTTCGATGTCTCGCCGTGGTAATTCACCAGATAATGGTGCTTGTGAAACTTGATTCAGTTTATTTAAAAATGAATGTTTTTTCTTATATAAACGAAACAGCCTTAATTTTAGTAATATTATGAACATTGTTTCAAATTATGTTGATTTCTATAATTTTGTCAGACCTAGAGTTAAACAAAGAAAAACTCTATTCGAACAACGAATGGAGTTTCAAAATAAAAATGTCTCTTTTTTCTGTCAATTTTAA